The genomic DNA CATAATGATGTTGTCGCGCTTTGCGATGTTTTTTGGCGGAAGGGATGATGATAACGGCGGCGGCATGGGCGGAATAATAATGATGATACTTGGGCCCATAGCGGCTATTTTAATTCAAATGATGATATCACGTTCAATGGAATACGCCGCTGACACAGAAGCCGCAAATATTACCGGCAGGCCGCAGGATTTGATTTCCGCGTTGGAAGCGATTACAGGCGGAATGAAAAAGCAGCTTCCCACCCACGCCACCCCGGCGACCCAGCACATGCTTATCGCCAGCCCGTTTACCGCGGGTATGCTGGCAAGCCTGTTTTCCACCCACCCGACGCTGGAACAGAGAAGGGCTAACTTGCTGAAATGGCACAGGTAAGTATTATTTATTCTGTTTGGTAATGTTTTGTCGTGGGTATGGTAGGCGCACCCTTTTAAGGTGCGGCAGTTAGTTTTAAGGTTTGGTATTGTTTTATAATGTCTTGTTGTGGTTCTGGTAGGCGCACCCTTTCAGGGTGCGGCAGTTGAATTAAAAACATAGAGGGTAGAGATGAAAGAAAAACCGCACAGGCTGCGCGCATCCTGTTATACCGGATGTAGTGCCGTGGCTTTCACGTTATGCTGTGAAAATAAAGAATGTTATTTTAATGACGAGAAATTAATCTTTGAATGCCTGAATATTCTAAAAAACGGGATTGATAGTTATAACGTAATCAATTGGGGATATGTATTTATGCCGGATCATATGCATATGATTCTTCAGGGCAGGGAAACAAACGCGAATCTTTTAAAACTGTTAAATATGTTTAAACAAAAAACGTCTTATAAAATCAAAAATACCATTAATTCATCATTCTCCTGGCAGAAGAGTTACTATGATCATATATTACGTTCAGAGAAGGAGTTAAGCAAACACATTAGATACATCGCAGAAAATCCTGTAAGAAAAGGTCTGATAGACGACTGGAAAAAGTATAAATATTTTGGTTCGTTAAGTTTTAAAGAATAAATATAGGTTGTTATTGTTATTGGTTAGTTGTGGGTATGGTAGGCGCACCCTTTCAGGGTGCGGTTGGAGCGAGCCTGTGAGCGGAAATCCCCGGGCTTGCGCGGATTTATAAGCACAAGTGTTAGGGGACAGTTAGTTTTAAGGTTTGGTGTTTAGTAGTTTATTTGTGAAGCGGGATGTTTTTTAAATTCAAGTGCCGCACATAATACCGAACAATTTAATTATATGTTCGGTATTAAAAGGGTGCGACTACGAGGGCGAAAACAATGTAAATTCTAAACAACGCACCCTAAAAGGGTGCGGCTACCAAGGCTAAACCAATATGATAAAAATTATTTCTTTATAAACTTTGCAATAAAAAAACCATCCATATTCATCTCGTTGCCCGGCAAGGATACAAAATATTTCTTTTTTATAAAATCGCTGAATTTTGAATTTTCTGTGACTGTAACCTGTTTAAATCCGTCAATGGTTTCCAAAAACTTCTCCACAACCCCCTCGTTCTCTGCGGGGTTAATTGTGCATGTGGAATAAAACAGTTCGCCGCCTTTTTTTACCCAGCCTGCCGCTGTTTTTAAAATTGCCAGCTGTGTTTTGGGGAAGTCTTTTAATTCCGCTTCTTCCAGGCACCACTTTTTTTCCGGGTGCCGCCTTATTACGCCAAGCGCGGAACATGGCGCGTCCACCAGAACCTTATCTGCGGTATCGTG from Candidatus Goldiibacteriota bacterium includes the following:
- a CDS encoding transposase, translating into MKEKPHRLRASCYTGCSAVAFTLCCENKECYFNDEKLIFECLNILKNGIDSYNVINWGYVFMPDHMHMILQGRETNANLLKLLNMFKQKTSYKIKNTINSSFSWQKSYYDHILRSEKELSKHIRYIAENPVRKGLIDDWKKYKYFGSLSFKE